CTGGCTCAGCTTGAGAGCAAAGGGCTGGTGGCGCTGCGTTATGTCGATAACTTCGGCAAAGTGACGGAAACCTACCCGGCTAACCCGAACGGTTCGCCGAACGGTATTACGGCGGTAACCAGCGAAAGTGGTCGCGTAACCATCATGATGCCGCACCCGGAGCGCGTGTTCCGTACAGTCTCCAACTCCTGGCACCCGGAAAACTGGGGCGAGGACAGCCCGTGGATGCGCATCTTCCGCAACGCCCGTAAACAACTGGGTTAATCGGCTGTTGCAGACAAGCCCTCTTCCTTCGGGAAGGGGGCTTTTTTTTGCCCGCTCAACTGTCGGTATTTCCCGACAACAGATATTCCTTACTGTCTCTAAAAGGAGACATTTAATCTATTGATTATTAATAAGTTATTTTTGGTGATGAATGGGTGTTGCTAATTAGCGACAGGTTGGTGAAATGATAAACATTTTTGTTTTACCGGCAGGTGATAAAAATTCATTAATAATCAATATATTAAAATAATGATTTATACATTGGCATAATACATGCATAATAACAGGCAGTGGCTCATTCACCTTCTTATGTCAGCCCCTTCGGGACGCGCTACATAAACTCAGAATGACGCACTTAAAGGTGCCTGCCGTCCAACTGCTGATCATTGCGTAGCTTTATCAGATATCGGGCGAAACGTCGAGTTAGGCACCGCCTAATTTTTAAACAGAGCCGGGTTAAAGCCCGGCTTTGTTGTTTCTGGCATTTACTAAATCAGTTAGCATTCCGGTATCTTTTTCTGTGAGAGTACTGCATTGAAACGCTGGCCTGTTTTTCCCCGCTCGCTGCGCCAACTGGTCATGATGGCGTTCCTGCTGATTTTATTACCGCTGCTGGTTCTGGCCTGGCAGGCGTGGCAAAGCCTGAACGCGCTTAGCGCGCAGGCGCTGCAAACCAACCGCACCACGCTGATTGATGCACGTCGTAGCGAAGCGATGACCAATGCGGCGCTCGAAATGGAGCGCAGCTATCGCCAGTATTGCGTGCTGGATGATGCAACGCTGGCGCGGGTTTACCAGAATCAGCGTAAACGCTACAGCGAAATGCTTGATGCGCATGCTGGCGTGCTGCCGGATGACAAACTCTACCAGGCGTTACGTCAGGATCTCAGCGATCTTGCCCAGTTGCAGTGTAAAAACAGCGGCCCGTCGGCAGCGGCTTCCGCGCAGCTTGAAGCCTTTGCCGCCGCCAATACGGATATGGTGCAATCCACCCGCGCAGTGGTGTTCTCGCGCGGGCAGCAACTGCAACTGGAGATCGCTGAACGAGGGCAATTTTTCGGCTGGCAGGCGCTGGTGCTGTTCCTGGTAAGCCTTGGCCTGGTGCTGCTGTTTACCCGCATGATCATCGGCCCGGTGAAGGGAATCGAACGCATGATCAACCGGCTGGGAGAAGGGCGATCTCTGGGCCATTCCGTGGTGTTTAAAGGGCCGCGTGAACTGCGTTATGTGGGCGAACGCATTATCTGGCTCAGCGAAAGGCTGGCCTGGCTGGAATCCCAGCGTCATCAATTTTTACGCCATCTCTCCCATGAACTTAAAACGCCGCTCGCCAGCATGCGCGAAGGGACGGAACTGCTTGCTGATGAAGTGGTTGGGCCGCTGACGGCAGAGCAGAAAGAGGTGGTGGAGATCCTCGATGCCAGCAGTCGCAATCTGCAAAAGCTGATTGAACAACTGCTCGATTACAACCGCAAACTGGCGGATGGCGCGGTCGAACTGGAACAGGTGGAGCTGGAACCGTTGATTGATATGGTGATCTCCGCTCACAGTTTGCCAGCGCGAGCTAAAATGATGCATACCGAGATCGCGCTGGATGCGGCAAGCTGCCTGGCCGAACCGATGCTGTTGATGAGCGTGCTGGATAATCTTTACTCCAACGCGGTGCACTATGGTGCTGAATCCGGTACCATTTATCTGCGCAGTTTTACAGCCGGTAACCGGCTTTGTATTGAGGTGGCAAATACCGGTACGCCGATCCCTGAAAGCGAACGAGAGATGATTTTTGAACCTTTCTTCCAGGGAAGCCACCAAAGGA
Above is a genomic segment from Kosakonia radicincitans DSM 16656 containing:
- the qseE gene encoding two component system sensor histidine kinase QseE/GlrK — encoded protein: MKRWPVFPRSLRQLVMMAFLLILLPLLVLAWQAWQSLNALSAQALQTNRTTLIDARRSEAMTNAALEMERSYRQYCVLDDATLARVYQNQRKRYSEMLDAHAGVLPDDKLYQALRQDLSDLAQLQCKNSGPSAAASAQLEAFAAANTDMVQSTRAVVFSRGQQLQLEIAERGQFFGWQALVLFLVSLGLVLLFTRMIIGPVKGIERMINRLGEGRSLGHSVVFKGPRELRYVGERIIWLSERLAWLESQRHQFLRHLSHELKTPLASMREGTELLADEVVGPLTAEQKEVVEILDASSRNLQKLIEQLLDYNRKLADGAVELEQVELEPLIDMVISAHSLPARAKMMHTEIALDAASCLAEPMLLMSVLDNLYSNAVHYGAESGTIYLRSFTAGNRLCIEVANTGTPIPESEREMIFEPFFQGSHQRKGAVKGSGLGLSIARDCLRRMQGELQLVADGKADVCFRIELPLNTPEKSI